CATGACGATCGCCGCAACTGATCCCATCGATGTCGACAGCCAATACATCCGCGAAGCCATTCGCGATGCGATTGTCGATCGTCGGCTCGCACCCGGCACCAAACTTTCGGAAGCCGATGTCGGCGCTCTTTTCAACGTCAGCCGGACCCTCGTGCGCGGCGCGCTGCAGGCCCTGTCCTATGAGGGGCTGGTGAATGTCGAAAAGAACCGCGGCGCCTTCGTGGCAAACCCCTCGCCCGAAGAGGCACGGCAGATTTTCGCCACCCGCCGGATGCTCGAGCCGGGTGTGCTCATGGAAGCAGCGCGGCACATCACGCCGTCCGACATCCAGCATCTGAAACAGCTGCTGATGGAAGAACGCCGCCTGATGGGTGAACGCGGCCAGTCAGCTCGTCGGGCCGAAATCAAGGCATCCGGTGATTTTCACCTGATGCTGGCTTCCTTGACGAACAATGCCGTGCTCCAGCGCTTCATGGATGAACTTGTGGCGCGCTCGTCGCTGGTCATCGCGCTCTATGGCCAATCGGCGATTTCAAGCTGCGGCCACCATGAACACGAGGACATTCTCGAAGCCATCGAGAAAAAAGACCTCGATCGTGCCTGCAAGCTTATGCTGCACCATATCGATCACATCGAGGCCGACCTCGATCTGCGCGCGGAAAAAGACTCAGAACTCAAGGAAGCCTTTCGCCTCTGAGCGTGATCGGGCAATCAGCCTTCCATTCGCTTGGCTTCGAGTACCATCTTTACACCGACCACCATGATCGCGCCGTAGAGAACAATCCCCAGCAGAAATCGTGCAGGGGCCGCATCGAACGAGAGCGGCACGTCAGGATTGTAGCCAAGGCCGATGATGCCGCCAATGTCGTTGGTAGCGAGGCCAAGGAACAGATAGAGCCCGTTGACGACAATGAATATCCAGCCGAGCCAGAGCTTGCGGTTCTTCGACATGCTGCCTCCGTTGATCTTGCCCGCGAGTGCGCCAATCCGCCTCCGCCAAAGATAACGTGTGCAGGCATAACGTTATTCAGAACATTCGAAATTAACCGGAAAAGAATGTAAAGTCAGTGGGGGAACCTTCCCTCATCTGCAGCGTTTCCTCGCCGCAATTTCAATACGCATGCGAGGACGAGTTGAGTTACAAACCCTTCCCCACCCCTGTCAGGGTCATCAAACAAAGCCAGCAGAACATCATTGCAAGTGCCTGGGACGCCGTGGAATTCCTCCGCCGTTGGCCGGGCAAGCGCGACAACGCCTATCGGCGCGCACTGCAACACTGCCTCGACGCACTCGATGGCATCCGCAGCGCCAAGGCTGCCTGCGCCTCTTTCGTGACCGCCGCCCGCCAGGCCGGCATTCTGGCCTGAGCCCTCGCTGCATCGCCCTCCTCCCCAGCGGTGCAGCCTTTCAGCCATTCGGCCTCTTTGTCTCGGACGACACTTCGCGCGCTGCCTCACGAATGGTCTGCATCAGGATTTGCTGCGGCATTGAGGGCACGGAATCCGTGCGCACCGTCAATCCCACCGGCCCCCGCGTCTCAACGGTATCAATAGGCAAGGCTTCCAGAATCCCGTCTTCGATATCGGTCGCAACCACCCCAGCTGAGATGATCCAGATCGCGTCGCTGCGCCGGACAAAGGCGCGGCCGAACGAGTCGGAGACGGTCTCAATCTGGTTAGCCAGCCCGGCGATGCCATTGGCGATCAGGAACCGCTCGACGAATGGCCGGATGATCGAGCCGCGCGTCGGCATCAGCACCGTATAGTTTCCGAGATCGCCGAAGGTCGACCCCCCGCTTTTCAACAGCGGATGCCCCTTGCGCACAACGAACACTACCTGCTCCGAATAGAGATGCTCGAAGGAGAAGCCCGTCATCTGTTCGGGCGCGGCAAGCCGG
This genomic stretch from Pararhizobium capsulatum DSM 1112 harbors:
- a CDS encoding GntR family transcriptional regulator; the protein is MTIAATDPIDVDSQYIREAIRDAIVDRRLAPGTKLSEADVGALFNVSRTLVRGALQALSYEGLVNVEKNRGAFVANPSPEEARQIFATRRMLEPGVLMEAARHITPSDIQHLKQLLMEERRLMGERGQSARRAEIKASGDFHLMLASLTNNAVLQRFMDELVARSSLVIALYGQSAISSCGHHEHEDILEAIEKKDLDRACKLMLHHIDHIEADLDLRAEKDSELKEAFRL
- a CDS encoding DUF982 domain-containing protein — protein: MSYKPFPTPVRVIKQSQQNIIASAWDAVEFLRRWPGKRDNAYRRALQHCLDALDGIRSAKAACASFVTAARQAGILA
- the pcaQ gene encoding pca operon transcription factor PcaQ, whose amino-acid sequence is MVDSRVKFRHLQTFVEVARQRSVMKAAELLHVSQPAVTKTIRELEEVLGVAVFEREGRGIKITRYGEAFLRHAGAALTAIRQGIDSVSQERSGDGPPVRVGALPTVSTRIMPRAMVQFLSEETGSRIKIVTGENAVLLEQLRIGDLDLVVGRLAAPEQMTGFSFEHLYSEQVVFVVRKGHPLLKSGGSTFGDLGNYTVLMPTRGSIIRPFVERFLIANGIAGLANQIETVSDSFGRAFVRRSDAIWIISAGVVATDIEDGILEALPIDTVETRGPVGLTVRTDSVPSMPQQILMQTIREAAREVSSETKRPNG